A stretch of Gallus gallus isolate bGalGal1 chromosome 2, bGalGal1.mat.broiler.GRCg7b, whole genome shotgun sequence DNA encodes these proteins:
- the LYPLA1 gene encoding acyl-protein thioesterase 1 isoform X4 — protein MPVTLNMNMAMPSWFDIIGLSPDSQEDEVGIKQAAENVKALIDQEVKNGIPSNRIILGGFSQGGALSLYTALTTHQKLAGVVALSCWLPLRTSFVQGAVGVNKEIPVLQCHGDCDPLVPLMFGSLTVEKLKSMINPANITFRTYSGMMHSSCIEEMMDIKQFIDKHLPPVD, from the exons ATGCCAGTTACTTTGAACATGAACATGGCTATGCCATCATG GTTTGATATCATTGGACTTTCTCCAGATTCACAGGAAGATGAAGTTGGGATCAAACAGGCAGCAGAGAATG TTAAAGCACTGATAGATCAAGAAGTAAAAAATGGAATTCCTTCTAATCGAATTATTCTGGGAGGCTTTTCTCAG GGCGGTGCTTTATCATTGTATACAGCTCTTACAACGCATCAAAAGTTAGCAGGTGTTGTAGCCCTCAGCTGTTGGCTTCCTCTCCGGACTTCTTTTGTTCAg GGTGCTGTTGGTGTCAACAAGGAGATTCCTGTTCTTCAGTGCCATGGGGACTGTGACCCACTCGTTCCTTTAATGTTTGGTTCTCTTACTGTTGAGAAGCTAAAGAGTATGATAAATCCAGCCAATATAACCTTCAGAACTTACTCTGGCATGATGCATAGTTCATGTATTGAG
- the LYPLA1 gene encoding acyl-protein thioesterase 1 isoform X1 gives MCGNNMSAPLPAIVPAARKATAAVIFLHGLGDTGHGWSEALAGIKSPHVKYICPHAPFMPVTLNMNMAMPSWFDIIGLSPDSQEDEVGIKQAAENVKALIDQEVKNGIPSNRIILGGFSQGGALSLYTALTTHQKLAGVVALSCWLPLRTSFVQGAVGVNKEIPVLQCHGDCDPLVPLMFGSLTVEKLKSMINPANITFRTYSGMMHSSCIEEMMDIKQFIDKHLPPVD, from the exons ATGTGCGGCAACAACATGTCGGCGCCGCTCCCCGCCATCGTCCCGGCCGCCAGGAAGGCGACGGCCGCC GTGATTTTTCTTCATGGACTGGGAGATACCGG GCATGGATGGTCAGAAGCACTTGCTGGTATCAAAAGCCCCCATGTAAAATACATTTGCCCACACGC GCCATTTATGCCAGTTACTTTGAACATGAACATGGCTATGCCATCATG GTTTGATATCATTGGACTTTCTCCAGATTCACAGGAAGATGAAGTTGGGATCAAACAGGCAGCAGAGAATG TTAAAGCACTGATAGATCAAGAAGTAAAAAATGGAATTCCTTCTAATCGAATTATTCTGGGAGGCTTTTCTCAG GGCGGTGCTTTATCATTGTATACAGCTCTTACAACGCATCAAAAGTTAGCAGGTGTTGTAGCCCTCAGCTGTTGGCTTCCTCTCCGGACTTCTTTTGTTCAg GGTGCTGTTGGTGTCAACAAGGAGATTCCTGTTCTTCAGTGCCATGGGGACTGTGACCCACTCGTTCCTTTAATGTTTGGTTCTCTTACTGTTGAGAAGCTAAAGAGTATGATAAATCCAGCCAATATAACCTTCAGAACTTACTCTGGCATGATGCATAGTTCATGTATTGAG
- the LYPLA1 gene encoding acyl-protein thioesterase 1 isoform X3, translating into MHGWSEALAGIKSPHVKYICPHAPFMPVTLNMNMAMPSWFDIIGLSPDSQEDEVGIKQAAENVKALIDQEVKNGIPSNRIILGGFSQGGALSLYTALTTHQKLAGVVALSCWLPLRTSFVQGAVGVNKEIPVLQCHGDCDPLVPLMFGSLTVEKLKSMINPANITFRTYSGMMHSSCIEEMMDIKQFIDKHLPPVD; encoded by the exons AT GCATGGATGGTCAGAAGCACTTGCTGGTATCAAAAGCCCCCATGTAAAATACATTTGCCCACACGC GCCATTTATGCCAGTTACTTTGAACATGAACATGGCTATGCCATCATG GTTTGATATCATTGGACTTTCTCCAGATTCACAGGAAGATGAAGTTGGGATCAAACAGGCAGCAGAGAATG TTAAAGCACTGATAGATCAAGAAGTAAAAAATGGAATTCCTTCTAATCGAATTATTCTGGGAGGCTTTTCTCAG GGCGGTGCTTTATCATTGTATACAGCTCTTACAACGCATCAAAAGTTAGCAGGTGTTGTAGCCCTCAGCTGTTGGCTTCCTCTCCGGACTTCTTTTGTTCAg GGTGCTGTTGGTGTCAACAAGGAGATTCCTGTTCTTCAGTGCCATGGGGACTGTGACCCACTCGTTCCTTTAATGTTTGGTTCTCTTACTGTTGAGAAGCTAAAGAGTATGATAAATCCAGCCAATATAACCTTCAGAACTTACTCTGGCATGATGCATAGTTCATGTATTGAG
- the LYPLA1 gene encoding acyl-protein thioesterase 1 isoform X2 translates to MFMQCRHGWSEALAGIKSPHVKYICPHAPFMPVTLNMNMAMPSWFDIIGLSPDSQEDEVGIKQAAENVKALIDQEVKNGIPSNRIILGGFSQGGALSLYTALTTHQKLAGVVALSCWLPLRTSFVQGAVGVNKEIPVLQCHGDCDPLVPLMFGSLTVEKLKSMINPANITFRTYSGMMHSSCIEEMMDIKQFIDKHLPPVD, encoded by the exons ATGTTTATGCAATGCAG GCATGGATGGTCAGAAGCACTTGCTGGTATCAAAAGCCCCCATGTAAAATACATTTGCCCACACGC GCCATTTATGCCAGTTACTTTGAACATGAACATGGCTATGCCATCATG GTTTGATATCATTGGACTTTCTCCAGATTCACAGGAAGATGAAGTTGGGATCAAACAGGCAGCAGAGAATG TTAAAGCACTGATAGATCAAGAAGTAAAAAATGGAATTCCTTCTAATCGAATTATTCTGGGAGGCTTTTCTCAG GGCGGTGCTTTATCATTGTATACAGCTCTTACAACGCATCAAAAGTTAGCAGGTGTTGTAGCCCTCAGCTGTTGGCTTCCTCTCCGGACTTCTTTTGTTCAg GGTGCTGTTGGTGTCAACAAGGAGATTCCTGTTCTTCAGTGCCATGGGGACTGTGACCCACTCGTTCCTTTAATGTTTGGTTCTCTTACTGTTGAGAAGCTAAAGAGTATGATAAATCCAGCCAATATAACCTTCAGAACTTACTCTGGCATGATGCATAGTTCATGTATTGAG